ACATCATAAATCAACTGGCCTACTACTATATGGTTAACCTTGGCAAAAGTGGTCATTTTGGTTGCAATACTTATGGTGTACCCTAGAATATCGTAAGACGGTTCCTTATTTGATATCAATTCGCTAGTTTTTTGAATAGTTTTATATTCATACTGTGTTAAGTCGTTTACATTATCTACATATGGATAGTATTTTACAATTACATTTTCACCGTAATCAATACCAATTCTAACGCCGATCTCTGGATAATCATATTGACTAAATACCGGATTGAATCCTTGATTGATAACCTTAATCATGGTACGGGCGCAATTTATTGCATTAATACAAAGGGTATACAAATGGTCAGAGCTAACATTAAAAAAACCAATTATTCCATCGCCAATGTACTTTAGAACATATCCTCCATATAGGCGGATAATCTTGGTCATCTCCTGACTAAAAGTTTGGATTATTTTAGACACCCTTTCTATTGGGAGGTTCATTGACATTTTCGTAGACCCTACTATATCGATATTTAGAATTATCAGTTTGATTTTTTCATTATAATAACTGCTGAGAACTTTCTGTGTTTCTTCAAAAGGAGCTGTAAAAATGGGATCTGAGCGTAAAGCCTTCCACATACTTGATTGGGAAGAGGAAATAATTT
This Candidatus Nitrosocosmicus oleophilus DNA region includes the following protein-coding sequences:
- a CDS encoding adenylate/guanylate cyclase domain-containing protein, producing MQLDVDLEEVDNVIKNLIEKKDHENSRLIGNNLVDNASVFYVDALIDIQKIISSSQSSMWKALRSDPIFTAPFEETQKVLSSYYNEKIKLIILNIDIVGSTKMSMNLPIERVSKIIQTFSQEMTKIIRLYGGYVLKYIGDGIIGFFNVSSDHLYTLCINAINCARTMIKVINQGFNPVFSQYDYPEIGVRIGIDYGENVIVKYYPYVDNVNDLTQYEYKTIQKTSELISNKEPSYDILGYTISIATKMTTFAKVNHIVVGQLIYDVLSKEEQEYFSVVDINPENWNYISDETGSIYKLFLNRA